The DNA window TGCGCCAGTTGGAGCATCGGGCGCTGCTGAAACTGCGGCAGTCGATGCTGAAGCGGGTCGAGGATTCGGACGACCTGCTGGCGGAGGCGTGAAACTTACGGCCCCCTCCCCATCCCTCCCCCGCTGATGCGGGAGAGGGGGTAGGAGCTTTGCGGGAGTGCAGCGGCAGTCCCCTCTCCCGCGAAGCGGGGGAGGGTTAGGGAGGGGGCAACGACCAAGCCCCCCACCCACTCAATGCCGGAAGTGCCGCATTCCGGTCAGCACCATCGCCAGACCCTTCTCGTCCGCGGCGGCGATCACGTCGTTGTCGCGGATCGAGCCGCCCGGCTGGATCACCGCCGTCACACCCGCCTCGGCAGCGGCCAGCAGGCCGTCGGCAAACGGGAAGAAGGCGTCCGACGCGACGACCGAGCCCTTGGTCAGCGGCTCCGACAGGCCGGCGGCCTTGGCGGCTTCGGCCGACTTGATCGCGGCGATGCGGGCAGAGTCGACGCGGCTCATCTGGCCGGCGCCGACGCCCACCGTGGCGCCGTTCTTGGCATAGACGATGGCGTTCGACTTGACGTGCTTGGCGACGCGGAAGGCGAACAGCAGGTCGGCCAGTTCCTGTTCGGTCGGCGCGCGCTTGGTGACGACCTTCAGCTCGGCCGGGCTGATGCGGCCGTTGTCGCGGTTCTGCAGCAGGAAGCCGCCCGACAGCTGCTTGATCATCATGCCGGGCTCGGCCGGGTTCGGCACGTCCTTGGTCAACAGCACGCGCAGGTTCTTCTTGGTCGCCAGCAGCGCGCGGGCGGCCTCGTCGGCGTCCGGGGCGATCACCACCTCGGCGAACAGCTTGGAGATCTCCTCGGCCGTCTCGGCGTCCAGGCTGCGGTTGACGGCGATGATGCCGCCGAAAGCACTGACCGGGTCGCACAGCAGGGCCGACTTGTAGGCCTCCAGCAGGTTGGACCCTTGCGCCACGCCGCAGGGGTTGGCGTGCTTGATGATGGCGACGGCCGGCTGCTCGAACTCCGCCACCAGCTCGAAGGCGGCGTCGGTGTCGTTCAGGTTGTTGTAGGACAGCTCCTTGCCCTGAAGCTGCACGGCGGTGGCGACGCCCGGACGCTTCTCGCCGGTGACGTAGAAGGCCGCCTGCTGGTGCGGGTTCTCGCCATAGCGCAGGGTCTGGGCCAGCGCGCCCGACAGGGTGGCGCGCGGCGGGAAGGTCTCGCCCAGCTGGCCGGCCAGCCAGGTGGAGATGGCGGCGTCATAGGCGGCGGTGCGGGCATAGGCGCGCTGGGCCAGCTTGCGGCGCAGGGCCAGCGTGACGCAGCCGTCATGGGTCGCCAGCTCGTCCATCACCGCCTCGTAATCGGACGGCTCGGTGACGATGGCGACGAAATCATGGTTCTTGGCAGCGGCGCGGATCATCGCCGGCCCGCCGATGTCGATGTTCTCGACGCAGTCGTCATAGGCCGCGCCCTTGGCGACCGTCGCCTCGAACGGATAGAGGTTGACCACCACCAGATCGATGCCGGGGATGTCGTGCTGGGCCATCGCGTCGGCGTGGATGTCGCGGCGGGCCAGGATGCCGCCATGGACGCGCGGGTGCAGCGTCTTGACGCGGCCGTCCATGATCTCCGGGAAGCCGGTGTGGTCGGAGACCTCCTTCACCGGCACGCCGGCCTCGGCCAGACGCTGGGCCGAGCCGCCGGTCGACAGGATCTCGACGCCGCGGGCGGCGAGCGCCTTGCCCAGTTCCACCAGACCGGCCTTGTCGGACACGGAGATCAGGGCGCGGGCGATGCGGACCTTGTCGGGGGCGGGGGCGTGGTTGGCTTTGGGCGGGCTCATGGCGTCATCCTGATCGCTGCGGGCGTTGCATTGGGACCGCAGGCAACCGGGGAGACCCGGACAAGCACGGAAGAAGAAAAGCACGGACGGCCACGGAAATGCCGCTCGGCTGTGCTTATCCCCGTCCGCCCCCGGCGATACCGGCCCGGACCGACATGGATAAGCACGGCGAGACGAGTCCCGTGGTCGTCCGTGCCCCAAATCCCGTGTTCATCCGTGTTTCCACGCCCCTCCCGAAGGGAATAGGCCCGGCCACCGCGGATGGGCGCGATTTACGCCGCCTTGCGCTCGCGGCGCAAGGCCCATTTCACCGTCAGGCCCTCGGGTCCGCATTGTCCCTGCATCATGATCTGCCGGGTGCGGCGCGGCTCGTCCCCGCTGCCGAGATAGACGCTCTCCGCCACCTCCAGCACGGCGCCGGTCACCCGCATGCGCCAGGCATTGCCGCTGGGCAGGCGCAGAAGCACCTGGTCATTGCTTCCATTCCCCTGCGCCTGGACCGGCACCACCTCGACATTCGGATGCAGGTGGAAGCGGATGGCGTAGGGCTGCGGCTGCGGCGTGGCGCCGATCACCGGTTCCAGCGTGTCCTCGCCGCGCAGGTCCTCGCCATTGTCGGCAAGGTAGACGCGGCGGCGGTGCAGCAGGCCGAAGCCCTTGCTGTAGCCGTTGTGGCTGGCGACCACCAGCATGGCGCCATCCGATTCCTGCCGCTCGCAACTGACATTCGTCGGCCGGCGGCCCAGCCCGCCCTTCTCCAGAACTTCCGACGAGTTGGTGTCGGCGACCACCATGGTCGAATGCGCCGATGTCCCGGCCAGCGCCGCGCGCCAGGGACCGCGCTGGGACGGGTGGCTGCCGCAATTGACGATCAGCCGCTCCTTGTTGACGGAGACCTCCATCGACAGGGTGCCGGCATGGGCGGTGCGGTCCAGCCCCGCCGACGGCGGCGCCCCGGTGTCGAGCAGCACCAGGGTGCGCCCGGCGAGCAGCCGCTCGAACCCGGTGTGCGGCGCGCTTTTCAGCGGACGGCCGCGGGCGTCGGCCTGGGCCAGCACCGTGTCGATCAGCCCCGGGTCCTCCTCCCGCCCGCCGTTGAACAGGGCGAGCCCGCCATCGACATGGCGGAAGAAGCGGAGCGCCGGCGTCATGCGGTCGATGGCGTGCTGGAGGCTTTCCGGCACCTCTTCCTTCGCGACGCGCAGAACGGCGCGCATGTCGATCAGGTCGCGCAGCACCCGCATCTGGATCGACGGGTTGCGCTCCACATGGCCGCCGTCGGGCAGGATCTGGCGCGGCAGCTCCTTGTCGAGCAGGCGCAGGGCCTCCCGCGCCGCCTTGTCCTGGTCGGGCAGGCAATAGCCGCCATAGAGCAGCCCCTTGATCGCGCCGACCAGCCGCTCGCCGTCCAGCCTGGCCGGTGCCACGCGCAGCAGGTGGCGAAGCTGGCGCGCCATGCTCTCGAACACCCGGGCGCGGAACTCGTCATCGGCCGAGGCGCAGTAGAAGTCATGCAGGCCGATCCAGCTGGCCAGCCGCGTGCCCAGCACGTCGGGCGCCCAGCTCTGCGCATGCCAGCCGCCATTCTGGTCCAGCCACGACCACACCAGCACCCGCGCCCGGCGCCGCGCCGTGTCGCCGCCGACCGCGCGCAGGTCGCGCAGCCATTCGAAGCCATGGGCGGCGCGCAGCCAGCCGGGGCTGGCGCCCTGGGGCCGCCAGTTGGGCGCGCCATTGGGATCCACCATGATGGGCTGGCCGGCGAAGCCCATGCGTCCGGCCAAAATGGCGTTGCCGTTGCCGGTGTCGCCCGGCCAGGGATCGGGCGGGACCACCGCCAGCGCTCCCGGCGCCTTGCCGCCCAGCATCAGGGCGTAGAGGGGGTTCCCATAGGCAAGGCGCGCCATGCCGCTGCGAAACCGTCCGTTCCCGTCGCCCATCAGCGCCGACTCCTTCAGGACCGCGAGCGGCGTCGGCGGCCGGCGGATGGTGATGATGCGGTGCGGGAGAACACGGACGAAAGCATAGGTCGTGTCGTATCAATTCGCCGCCCGCACCGCAAGACGGGCCTGGGATTTATCCCTCGCTACGGAACGGATACGGCCTTAGTCCCGGCGCCGCTATTCCCGGCGCCTTTAGTTTGGGCGCCGGCGCAGCCGTGCGATGAAGAAGCCGTCGATCCCGCCGAGATCGGCCAGCATGCCCGGAAGGCTGCGGACCTCGCCGGCCTCGTTGATCGGCTCCGACAGGCCGCCCAGTTCCTCGGCGGTGACCGGCCAGCGCTCCATCCGCTTGTCCTGCTCCAGCAGGCGGGCGATCTGCGCCTCCCCTTCCTCCGGCTGGATGGAGCAGGTGCAGTAGACCAGCGTGCCGCCGGGCTTGACCAGCTCGACCGAGCGGGCGAGCAGCCGCGACTGGGCACGGGCCAGCTTGGCGATGTCGTCGGGCGTCTTGACGCGCAGGATGTCGGGATGGCGCCGGATCGCGCCGGTGGCCGAGCAGGGCGCATCGAGCAGCACGGCGTCGGCCGGCTCCTCCGGCTCCCAGGTGGCGGCATCGGCCGCCAGCACCTCGGCCTCCAGTCGCAGGCGCTTCAGGTTCTCCGTCACCCGCTCCAGACGGCGGGCCGAGCGGTCGATGGCGGTGACCTGCGCCCCCTGCACCACCAGCTGCGCCGTCTTGCCGCCGGGGGCGGCGCACAGGTCGAACACCCGCTTGGCCCGAAGATCGCCGAACAGCTTGGCCGGCAGCGAGGCGGCGAGGTCCTGGATCCACCACTCCCCGTCCTCGAAGCCGGGCAGCTCGATCACCGATCCGCCGGGCGGGCGGCGCAGCGATCCGGTCGGCAGCAGGGTGGCGCCCAGCCGCTCGGCCCAGCCCTCGGGGTCGGACTTCACCGTGATGTCCAGCGGCGCCTCGTGCAGGTGCGCCTCGACGATGCCGCGGGTGCGGGCGGTGCCATAGGCGGAGCGCCAGGACAGCCACAGCCAGTCCGGCGTGTTCAGCCGTCCGGCATCCTGCCGCGCCGCCATCTCCGCCCCCTCGCGCCCGATGCGGCGCAGCACGGCGTTGATCAGCCCCTTGTAGGGAGCGGCATTGCGCGCCGCCGCCAGTTCCACCGCGGTATCGACCGCGGCATGGGCGGGGGTGTTCAGGAACACCAGCTGCGCCGTTCCCAGCCGCAGCATGTCGTGGATGGCCGCCTTGGGCAGGCCCGGCTTGGCGAGGCTGGCCTGGATCATCTCGTCGATCTGGCCCAGCCGGCGCAGGACGGTGGCGACCAGCAGGCGGACGAAGCCGCGGTCGCGCGGCTGCAGCGCCGCCAGTTCGGGATGCGCGTCGAACGCGTCGTCGAAGGGAACGGACTTGCGCAGCACGTCGCGCAGCAAGTCGAGCGCAACGCCGCGGGCGGCGAGGGAAGTGTCGGTCATGGATATGGATCTAGCGCGCCGGACGTCCAGTGTCGATACGGGATGCCCGGTGTTTCCAAACAACGCGTTTCCGGACAATGGAGACCAAAAAAGCGGAGGCCGAAAAAGCGAAGGGCCGGTGCGTTGCCGCCCGGCCCTTTGGTCTTCGCTTTACCGGAGAACTGGAGCGGGCGAAGGGATTCGAACCCTCGACCCCAACCTTGGCAAGGTTGTGCTCTACCCCTGAGCTACGCCCGCGCTCCCGTCGTCCGGGAGCCGCTTTCTACGGAAACACGGCCGCGGCCGCAAGAGGAAAATTCACGGCTCCGTCACTTTTTTCGCCGACGCCCCGGCCGGCTCTGCCGCGCTGCGGCACCGGGCGTCTTGCGTCCCATCTTGTATCCGGGCGGCGGGGCGCTATGGTGTGCGGCCATACGGCAACGGATGGAGAGTGCGGCATGGCCGGCACCATCACCCTCGGCCGCGATGGAGCCGTCGCGACCCTGACCCTGTCCAACCCGGACAAGCTGAACGCCTTCGACAAGCCGATGTGGCACGCCCTGATCGGCCATCTGAGGGATCTGGAGGCCGACGAGGAAACCCGCGTCGTGGTGATGCGCGGCGGCCCCGGTT is part of the Azospirillum lipoferum 4B genome and encodes:
- the rsmB gene encoding 16S rRNA (cytosine(967)-C(5))-methyltransferase RsmB codes for the protein MTDTSLAARGVALDLLRDVLRKSVPFDDAFDAHPELAALQPRDRGFVRLLVATVLRRLGQIDEMIQASLAKPGLPKAAIHDMLRLGTAQLVFLNTPAHAAVDTAVELAAARNAAPYKGLINAVLRRIGREGAEMAARQDAGRLNTPDWLWLSWRSAYGTARTRGIVEAHLHEAPLDITVKSDPEGWAERLGATLLPTGSLRRPPGGSVIELPGFEDGEWWIQDLAASLPAKLFGDLRAKRVFDLCAAPGGKTAQLVVQGAQVTAIDRSARRLERVTENLKRLRLEAEVLAADAATWEPEEPADAVLLDAPCSATGAIRRHPDILRVKTPDDIAKLARAQSRLLARSVELVKPGGTLVYCTCSIQPEEGEAQIARLLEQDKRMERWPVTAEELGGLSEPINEAGEVRSLPGMLADLGGIDGFFIARLRRRPN
- a CDS encoding heparinase II/III family protein — translated: MGDGNGRFRSGMARLAYGNPLYALMLGGKAPGALAVVPPDPWPGDTGNGNAILAGRMGFAGQPIMVDPNGAPNWRPQGASPGWLRAAHGFEWLRDLRAVGGDTARRRARVLVWSWLDQNGGWHAQSWAPDVLGTRLASWIGLHDFYCASADDEFRARVFESMARQLRHLLRVAPARLDGERLVGAIKGLLYGGYCLPDQDKAAREALRLLDKELPRQILPDGGHVERNPSIQMRVLRDLIDMRAVLRVAKEEVPESLQHAIDRMTPALRFFRHVDGGLALFNGGREEDPGLIDTVLAQADARGRPLKSAPHTGFERLLAGRTLVLLDTGAPPSAGLDRTAHAGTLSMEVSVNKERLIVNCGSHPSQRGPWRAALAGTSAHSTMVVADTNSSEVLEKGGLGRRPTNVSCERQESDGAMLVVASHNGYSKGFGLLHRRRVYLADNGEDLRGEDTLEPVIGATPQPQPYAIRFHLHPNVEVVPVQAQGNGSNDQVLLRLPSGNAWRMRVTGAVLEVAESVYLGSGDEPRRTRQIMMQGQCGPEGLTVKWALRRERKAA
- the purH gene encoding bifunctional phosphoribosylaminoimidazolecarboxamide formyltransferase/IMP cyclohydrolase; this translates as MSPPKANHAPAPDKVRIARALISVSDKAGLVELGKALAARGVEILSTGGSAQRLAEAGVPVKEVSDHTGFPEIMDGRVKTLHPRVHGGILARRDIHADAMAQHDIPGIDLVVVNLYPFEATVAKGAAYDDCVENIDIGGPAMIRAAAKNHDFVAIVTEPSDYEAVMDELATHDGCVTLALRRKLAQRAYARTAAYDAAISTWLAGQLGETFPPRATLSGALAQTLRYGENPHQQAAFYVTGEKRPGVATAVQLQGKELSYNNLNDTDAAFELVAEFEQPAVAIIKHANPCGVAQGSNLLEAYKSALLCDPVSAFGGIIAVNRSLDAETAEEISKLFAEVVIAPDADEAARALLATKKNLRVLLTKDVPNPAEPGMMIKQLSGGFLLQNRDNGRISPAELKVVTKRAPTEQELADLLFAFRVAKHVKSNAIVYAKNGATVGVGAGQMSRVDSARIAAIKSAEAAKAAGLSEPLTKGSVVASDAFFPFADGLLAAAEAGVTAVIQPGGSIRDNDVIAAADEKGLAMVLTGMRHFRH